A single window of Channa argus isolate prfri chromosome 2, Channa argus male v1.0, whole genome shotgun sequence DNA harbors:
- the vrk3 gene encoding inactive serine/threonine-protein kinase VRK3 isoform X1, which produces MTRVSFFSKERGSNAKTSSRKKMPFHFCTQCGTKLQPDFRFCPSCGVKLPCPVDESTTSTGVSPPKKQDPITFIGKTCLATSFEPTECTAASLTRPELRKTRNSLRLDKEVKFSLKNAAPPEGNRVGCQVSPSKHPKVTFRLEPEVEPSLESSSSPVGKVSRQVRGKAKISTPVKQVEEEKQLTDKTSGKAEGSTVDRSLVLSPVSSPIFKSPVKGKGKAKKAKYASAVEPLQEGEEVNDTSGKKWKLMKLLSQSTTEVIYEVFQNTSQSNFKESNPILKLGAKDGRIFNEQNFLQRAAKPASVEKWIKQNKLDFLGLPSCVGFGLHAESYRFLIFPNMGRSLQSVIEEKNECLSEKVVLQLTCRILDVLQYIHSNEYVHADVNAENIYIKQGQKSQVYLVGYCHAFRYCPAGQHVEHREASRVSHEGNIEFISLDAHKGAAPSRRSDLQSLGYCMLQWHTGTLPWSLLTQPDQVASQKQRYMEDVPALLSHCFGKKSVSSAFKSYLTAVMALEYSQQPDYTVLKAGLITALLQLGGSLEQPLSL; this is translated from the exons AATGCCTTTCCATTTCTGCACCCAGTGTGGTACAAAGTTGCAGCCTGATTTCAGATTTTGTCCATCTTGTGGGGTGAAGCTTCCTTGTCCTGTTGATGAATCCACCACTTCTACAGGGGTTTCTCCACCCAAAAAGCAAGATCCAATAACATTTATAGGTAAAACATGCCTTGCCACAAGTTTTGAGCCCACAGAGTGTACAG CTGCAAGTCTAACTCGTCCTGAACTGCGAAAGACTCGTAACTCCCTTCGTCTGGACAAGGAAGTGAAATTTAGCCTTAAAAATGCCGCGCCACCTGAAG GTAATAGAGTTGGCTGCCAGGTATCTCCATCAAAGCACCCCAAAGTCACTTTCAGGCTTGAACCAGAGGTAGAGCCATCTCTAGAGTCTTCATCTTCTCCTGTTGGTAAAGTGTCTCGACAAG TCAGAGGAAAGGCTAAAATCTCAACCCCTGTGAAGCAAGTGGAAGAAGAAAAGCAGCTGACTGATAAAACAAGTGGGAAAGCAGAAGGATCAACTGTAGACAGATCTCTTGTTCTTTCGCCAGTTTCCTCACCAATCTTCAAGTCCCCAGTAAAAG GAAAAGGCAAAGCTAAAAAGGCAAAGTATGCATCTGCTGTGGAGCCACTACAGGAAGGTGAAGAGGTGAATGATACATCAGGAAAGAAGTGGAAATTGATGAAGCTGCTCAGTCAGAGCACAACTGAGGTGATCTATGAAG tttttcaaaataCTTCCCAGTCCAATTTCAAGGAATCAAATCCCATCCTTAAACTG GGAGCTAAAGATGGACGGATTTTCAATGAACAGAACTTTCTGCAGCGAGCTGCCAAACCTGCATCTG TGGAGAAGTggattaaacaaaacaagttgGATTTTCTGGGACTTCCTTCCTGTGTTGGCTTTGGTCTTCATGCTGAGTCATACAG GTTTCTGATTTTCCCCAACATGGGTCGATCTCTCCAGTCTGtcattgaggaaaaaaatgagtgTCTGTCTGAGAAAGTTGTTCTTCAGCTCACTTGCAGAATA TTAGATGTTCTGCAGTACATCCATTCTAACGAGTATGTTCATGCTGATGTTAATGCAGAAAACATCTACATCAAACAAGGACAGAAATCACAG GTGTACCTGGTGGGTTACTGCCATGCCTTCAGGTACTGTCCAGCAGGCCAACATGTAGAGCACCGTGAAGCCAGCAGGGTATCACATGAGGGCAACATAGAGTTCATAAGCCTGGATGCACATAAGGGAGCAG CTCCATCTCGCCGCAGCGACTTGCAGTCTCTGGGTTACTGCATGTTGCAATGGCACACAGGGACACTGCCATGGAGCTTGCTCACTCAACCGGATCAGGTAGCGAGTCAGaaacagag GTACATGGAGGATGTTCCTGCACTGTTGAGTCATTGCTTTGGAAAAAAGAGTGTTTCCA GTGCATTTAAGTCATACCTGACTGCAGTGATGGCTCTGGAGTATTCTCAGCAGCCGGACTACACCGTACTAAAGGCTGGACTTATCACAGCTTTACTGCAGCTGGGGGGTTCGCTGGAGCAACCTCTAAGTTTGTAG
- the vrk3 gene encoding inactive serine/threonine-protein kinase VRK3 isoform X2 codes for MPFHFCTQCGTKLQPDFRFCPSCGVKLPCPVDESTTSTGVSPPKKQDPITFIGKTCLATSFEPTECTAASLTRPELRKTRNSLRLDKEVKFSLKNAAPPEGNRVGCQVSPSKHPKVTFRLEPEVEPSLESSSSPVGKVSRQVRGKAKISTPVKQVEEEKQLTDKTSGKAEGSTVDRSLVLSPVSSPIFKSPVKGKGKAKKAKYASAVEPLQEGEEVNDTSGKKWKLMKLLSQSTTEVIYEVFQNTSQSNFKESNPILKLGAKDGRIFNEQNFLQRAAKPASVEKWIKQNKLDFLGLPSCVGFGLHAESYRFLIFPNMGRSLQSVIEEKNECLSEKVVLQLTCRILDVLQYIHSNEYVHADVNAENIYIKQGQKSQVYLVGYCHAFRYCPAGQHVEHREASRVSHEGNIEFISLDAHKGAAPSRRSDLQSLGYCMLQWHTGTLPWSLLTQPDQVASQKQRYMEDVPALLSHCFGKKSVSSAFKSYLTAVMALEYSQQPDYTVLKAGLITALLQLGGSLEQPLSL; via the exons ATGCCTTTCCATTTCTGCACCCAGTGTGGTACAAAGTTGCAGCCTGATTTCAGATTTTGTCCATCTTGTGGGGTGAAGCTTCCTTGTCCTGTTGATGAATCCACCACTTCTACAGGGGTTTCTCCACCCAAAAAGCAAGATCCAATAACATTTATAGGTAAAACATGCCTTGCCACAAGTTTTGAGCCCACAGAGTGTACAG CTGCAAGTCTAACTCGTCCTGAACTGCGAAAGACTCGTAACTCCCTTCGTCTGGACAAGGAAGTGAAATTTAGCCTTAAAAATGCCGCGCCACCTGAAG GTAATAGAGTTGGCTGCCAGGTATCTCCATCAAAGCACCCCAAAGTCACTTTCAGGCTTGAACCAGAGGTAGAGCCATCTCTAGAGTCTTCATCTTCTCCTGTTGGTAAAGTGTCTCGACAAG TCAGAGGAAAGGCTAAAATCTCAACCCCTGTGAAGCAAGTGGAAGAAGAAAAGCAGCTGACTGATAAAACAAGTGGGAAAGCAGAAGGATCAACTGTAGACAGATCTCTTGTTCTTTCGCCAGTTTCCTCACCAATCTTCAAGTCCCCAGTAAAAG GAAAAGGCAAAGCTAAAAAGGCAAAGTATGCATCTGCTGTGGAGCCACTACAGGAAGGTGAAGAGGTGAATGATACATCAGGAAAGAAGTGGAAATTGATGAAGCTGCTCAGTCAGAGCACAACTGAGGTGATCTATGAAG tttttcaaaataCTTCCCAGTCCAATTTCAAGGAATCAAATCCCATCCTTAAACTG GGAGCTAAAGATGGACGGATTTTCAATGAACAGAACTTTCTGCAGCGAGCTGCCAAACCTGCATCTG TGGAGAAGTggattaaacaaaacaagttgGATTTTCTGGGACTTCCTTCCTGTGTTGGCTTTGGTCTTCATGCTGAGTCATACAG GTTTCTGATTTTCCCCAACATGGGTCGATCTCTCCAGTCTGtcattgaggaaaaaaatgagtgTCTGTCTGAGAAAGTTGTTCTTCAGCTCACTTGCAGAATA TTAGATGTTCTGCAGTACATCCATTCTAACGAGTATGTTCATGCTGATGTTAATGCAGAAAACATCTACATCAAACAAGGACAGAAATCACAG GTGTACCTGGTGGGTTACTGCCATGCCTTCAGGTACTGTCCAGCAGGCCAACATGTAGAGCACCGTGAAGCCAGCAGGGTATCACATGAGGGCAACATAGAGTTCATAAGCCTGGATGCACATAAGGGAGCAG CTCCATCTCGCCGCAGCGACTTGCAGTCTCTGGGTTACTGCATGTTGCAATGGCACACAGGGACACTGCCATGGAGCTTGCTCACTCAACCGGATCAGGTAGCGAGTCAGaaacagag GTACATGGAGGATGTTCCTGCACTGTTGAGTCATTGCTTTGGAAAAAAGAGTGTTTCCA GTGCATTTAAGTCATACCTGACTGCAGTGATGGCTCTGGAGTATTCTCAGCAGCCGGACTACACCGTACTAAAGGCTGGACTTATCACAGCTTTACTGCAGCTGGGGGGTTCGCTGGAGCAACCTCTAAGTTTGTAG
- the LOC137104672 gene encoding rho family-interacting cell polarization regulator 1-like isoform X1: MFTGSTKLPPTKTPQPERLDEVYAALRRGLQSYLQVHQMELDSLGQQTRENKRNGRLGSLYELDKQVKAIERFMRRLEFHLSKVEELYDAYCIQRRVRDGASKMVAAFNSATGSKEARESLSEANKGYKECTEHMCSLESELESQMGEFQVKMKGLAGFARLCAGDQYEVLMRYGRQRWRLRGRVEVSNKQIWDSEEYIFLPLITDLLSIKVTELKSLANHVVVGSVSCEMLDLFCPLPQTLAVDINDLGTVKLNLEVTWSPFDKDDQTSCSSTVSKRLLSNQSPPDTPSMREQVFYSVPRGWPRQSCSATKVLRGVVTERILSLQREFSHTAPRFTSVQSSLLKRQGEMENGTVWSNSSESSDDSSSPALAHQRLTGSNMLQTTLTNQLSLSAHKSSASTPSLSSNQEEDETEAAEVFSQTEAVPNGHLQTSCSHSPDCTVADRVSVQSADISETSADLSTSCPDVSSLPPVLVGRGSECGIPQVSVEEVKLDPSAQAEQTEAEPEHSPEAGGRQQLDTTEEHQSVQELKQPEEAPMVPFPTSASFTQEVETALESFDFLNCSDLDEEEEEEDGQDDKQHKEEEKKEENGQHEEDQNISEEEKTVEDIKDEENFYSGGSDEEGDGLEILMEAPEGFRNSDEDCFSESQESNTDDVQDLSQMEIPEDKKEPSDVKGDGQQADLASHDQEERPSTPSHLTTAVF; this comes from the exons ATGTTCACAGGCTCCACCAAGCTGCCACCCACTAAAACCCCCCAGCCTGAGCGGCTGGATGAAGTGTACGCTGCCTTACGCAGAGGCCTACA GTCGTACCTGCAGGTCCACCAGATGGAGCTGGACAGCCTGGGTCAGCAGACCAGAGAAAACAAGAGGAACGGTCGTTTG GGGTCATTGTATGAGCTGGATAAG CAAGTAAAAGCCATAGAGAGGTTCATGCGTCGCTTGGAGTTCCACCTCAGCAAG GTTGAGGAGCTGTATGATGCTTATTGTATTCAGCGGCGAGTGCGTGATGGAGCAAGTAAGATGGTGGCCGCCTTTAATTCAGCAACTGGCAGCAAAGAGGCCAGGGAGAGTCTGAGCGAGGCCAACAAGGGCTACAAGGAGTGTACAGAG cacATGTGCTCACTTGAGAGTGAATTAGAAAGCCAGATGGGAGAATTTCAAGTCAAGATGAAGG GCCTTGCTGGCTTTGCACGACTTTGTGCTGGTGACCAATATGAA GTGCTAATGCGTTATGGGCGGCAACGCTGGAGGCTAAGGGGACGTGTAGAAGTCAGCAACAAGCAGATATGGGACAGCGAAGAGTATATTTTCTTGCCTCTCATCACAGATTTGCTGTCAATCAAG GTGACGGAGCTGAAGAGCCTGGCCAATCATGTGGTTGTAGGCAGTGTTTCCTGCGAAATGCTGGACCTGTTCTGCCCACTGCCCCAAACGCTCGCCGTGGACATCAATGACCTTGGGACGGTGAAACTGAACCTTGAGGTCACCTGGAG TCCGTTTGATAAAGACGACCAGACGTCATGCAGCAGTACGGTCTCTAAACGACTGCTGTCCAATCAGAGCCCTCCTGACACACCCTCTATGCGGGAGCAGGTGTTTTAT AGCGTGCCTCGTGGCTGGCCCAGACAGAGCTGCTCAGCGACAAAGGTGCTCCGTGGTGTCGTGACAGAGAGGATACTATCTTTGCAGCGTGAATTCAGCCACACGGCTCCCCGATTCACATCTGTACAGTCG TCTCTACTGAAGCGTCAGGGAGAAATGGAGAATGGTACTGTCTGGTCCAACTCCTCTGAATCTTCTGATGACTCCTCCAGTCCAGCACTGGCTCATCAGAGATTAACAGGCTCCAACATGCTGCAGACCACTCTCACCAATCAGCTGTCGTTGAGTGCTCACAAGTCCAGTGCATCCACGCCGTCACTCTCGTCCAATCAAGAGGAAGACGAGACCGAAGCTGCCGAGGTTTTCTCTCAGACAGAAGCGGTGCCTAACGGCCATCTTCAGACTTCCTGCTCTCACAGCCCAGACTGTACAGTGGCTGACAGGGTGTCTGTCCAGTCAGCTGACATCTCTGAAACCTCAGCAGACCTTAGCACCTCATGCCCTGACGTCTCCTCCTTACCTCCTGTATTAGTGGGTCGAGGGTCTGAGTGTGGCATCCCACAGGTTTCAGTAGAGGAGGTAAAGCTTGATCCATCAGCACAGGCTGAACAGACTGAAGCAGAACCAGAGCACAGCCCTGAAGCAGGAGGGAGACAGCAGCTAGACACGACAGAGGAACACCAGTCCGTCCAGGAGCTAAAACAACCGGAGGAAGCTCCAATG GTTCCTTTTCCAACTTCTGCTAGCTTCACGCAGGAAGTGGAGACTGCCCTGGAAAGTTTTGACTTTCTCAACTGCTCTGACcttgatgaagaagaggaggaggaagatgggcAGGATGATAAGCAACAtaaggaagaagagaagaaagaggagaatgGGCAACATGAAGAGGACCAAAATATatcagaggaggagaagactgTTGAAGACATAAAGGATGAGGAGAACTTCTACTCTGGAGGAAG TGATGAGGAGGGGGACGGTCTTGAGATACTAATGGAAGCTCCGGAAGGATTTAGGAACTCGGATGAAGATTGTTTCTCTGAATCACAG gaGTCGAACACGGATGATGTGCAGGACTTGAGTCAGATGGAAATCCCAGAGGATAAGAAGGAACCCAGTGATGTAAAGGGAGATGGACAACAGG CAGATCTCGCATCACACGATCAGGAGGAGCGTCCCTCCACTCCCAGCCATTTGACCACTGCTGTCTTCTAA
- the LOC137104672 gene encoding rho family-interacting cell polarization regulator 1-like isoform X3 — protein MFTGSTKLPPTKTPQPERLDEVYAALRRGLQSYLQVHQMELDSLGQQTRENKRNGRLGSLYELDKQVKAIERFMRRLEFHLSKVEELYDAYCIQRRVRDGASKMVAAFNSATGSKEARESLSEANKGYKECTEHMCSLESELESQMGEFQVKMKGLAGFARLCAGDQYEVLMRYGRQRWRLRGRVEVSNKQIWDSEEYIFLPLITDLLSIKVTELKSLANHVVVGSVSCEMLDLFCPLPQTLAVDINDLGTVKLNLEVTWSPFDKDDQTSCSSTVSKRLLSNQSPPDTPSMREQVFYSLLKRQGEMENGTVWSNSSESSDDSSSPALAHQRLTGSNMLQTTLTNQLSLSAHKSSASTPSLSSNQEEDETEAAEVFSQTEAVPNGHLQTSCSHSPDCTVADRVSVQSADISETSADLSTSCPDVSSLPPVLVGRGSECGIPQVSVEEVKLDPSAQAEQTEAEPEHSPEAGGRQQLDTTEEHQSVQELKQPEEAPMVPFPTSASFTQEVETALESFDFLNCSDLDEEEEEEDGQDDKQHKEEEKKEENGQHEEDQNISEEEKTVEDIKDEENFYSGGSDEEGDGLEILMEAPEGFRNSDEDCFSESQESNTDDVQDLSQMEIPEDKKEPSDVKGDGQQADLASHDQEERPSTPSHLTTAVF, from the exons ATGTTCACAGGCTCCACCAAGCTGCCACCCACTAAAACCCCCCAGCCTGAGCGGCTGGATGAAGTGTACGCTGCCTTACGCAGAGGCCTACA GTCGTACCTGCAGGTCCACCAGATGGAGCTGGACAGCCTGGGTCAGCAGACCAGAGAAAACAAGAGGAACGGTCGTTTG GGGTCATTGTATGAGCTGGATAAG CAAGTAAAAGCCATAGAGAGGTTCATGCGTCGCTTGGAGTTCCACCTCAGCAAG GTTGAGGAGCTGTATGATGCTTATTGTATTCAGCGGCGAGTGCGTGATGGAGCAAGTAAGATGGTGGCCGCCTTTAATTCAGCAACTGGCAGCAAAGAGGCCAGGGAGAGTCTGAGCGAGGCCAACAAGGGCTACAAGGAGTGTACAGAG cacATGTGCTCACTTGAGAGTGAATTAGAAAGCCAGATGGGAGAATTTCAAGTCAAGATGAAGG GCCTTGCTGGCTTTGCACGACTTTGTGCTGGTGACCAATATGAA GTGCTAATGCGTTATGGGCGGCAACGCTGGAGGCTAAGGGGACGTGTAGAAGTCAGCAACAAGCAGATATGGGACAGCGAAGAGTATATTTTCTTGCCTCTCATCACAGATTTGCTGTCAATCAAG GTGACGGAGCTGAAGAGCCTGGCCAATCATGTGGTTGTAGGCAGTGTTTCCTGCGAAATGCTGGACCTGTTCTGCCCACTGCCCCAAACGCTCGCCGTGGACATCAATGACCTTGGGACGGTGAAACTGAACCTTGAGGTCACCTGGAG TCCGTTTGATAAAGACGACCAGACGTCATGCAGCAGTACGGTCTCTAAACGACTGCTGTCCAATCAGAGCCCTCCTGACACACCCTCTATGCGGGAGCAGGTGTTTTAT TCTCTACTGAAGCGTCAGGGAGAAATGGAGAATGGTACTGTCTGGTCCAACTCCTCTGAATCTTCTGATGACTCCTCCAGTCCAGCACTGGCTCATCAGAGATTAACAGGCTCCAACATGCTGCAGACCACTCTCACCAATCAGCTGTCGTTGAGTGCTCACAAGTCCAGTGCATCCACGCCGTCACTCTCGTCCAATCAAGAGGAAGACGAGACCGAAGCTGCCGAGGTTTTCTCTCAGACAGAAGCGGTGCCTAACGGCCATCTTCAGACTTCCTGCTCTCACAGCCCAGACTGTACAGTGGCTGACAGGGTGTCTGTCCAGTCAGCTGACATCTCTGAAACCTCAGCAGACCTTAGCACCTCATGCCCTGACGTCTCCTCCTTACCTCCTGTATTAGTGGGTCGAGGGTCTGAGTGTGGCATCCCACAGGTTTCAGTAGAGGAGGTAAAGCTTGATCCATCAGCACAGGCTGAACAGACTGAAGCAGAACCAGAGCACAGCCCTGAAGCAGGAGGGAGACAGCAGCTAGACACGACAGAGGAACACCAGTCCGTCCAGGAGCTAAAACAACCGGAGGAAGCTCCAATG GTTCCTTTTCCAACTTCTGCTAGCTTCACGCAGGAAGTGGAGACTGCCCTGGAAAGTTTTGACTTTCTCAACTGCTCTGACcttgatgaagaagaggaggaggaagatgggcAGGATGATAAGCAACAtaaggaagaagagaagaaagaggagaatgGGCAACATGAAGAGGACCAAAATATatcagaggaggagaagactgTTGAAGACATAAAGGATGAGGAGAACTTCTACTCTGGAGGAAG TGATGAGGAGGGGGACGGTCTTGAGATACTAATGGAAGCTCCGGAAGGATTTAGGAACTCGGATGAAGATTGTTTCTCTGAATCACAG gaGTCGAACACGGATGATGTGCAGGACTTGAGTCAGATGGAAATCCCAGAGGATAAGAAGGAACCCAGTGATGTAAAGGGAGATGGACAACAGG CAGATCTCGCATCACACGATCAGGAGGAGCGTCCCTCCACTCCCAGCCATTTGACCACTGCTGTCTTCTAA
- the LOC137104672 gene encoding rho family-interacting cell polarization regulator 1-like isoform X2, with protein MFTGSTKLPPTKTPQPERLDEVYAALRRGLQSYLQVHQMELDSLGQQTRENKRNGRLGSLYELDKQVKAIERFMRRLEFHLSKVEELYDAYCIQRRVRDGASKMVAAFNSATGSKEARESLSEANKGYKECTEHMCSLESELESQMGEFQVKMKGLAGFARLCAGDQYEVLMRYGRQRWRLRGRVEVSNKQIWDSEEYIFLPLITDLLSIKVTELKSLANHVVVGSVSCEMLDLFCPLPQTLAVDINDLGTVKLNLEVTWSPFDKDDQTSCSSTVSKRLLSNQSPPDTPSMREQVFYSVPRGWPRQSCSATKVLRGVVTERILSLQREFSHTAPRFTSVQSSLLKRQGEMENGTVWSNSSESSDDSSSPALAHQRLTGSNMLQTTLTNQLSLSAHKSSASTPSLSSNQEEDETEAAEVFSQTEAVPNGHLQTSCSHSPDCTVADRVSVQSADISETSADLSTSCPDVSSLPPVLVGRGSECGIPQVSVEEVKLDPSAQAEQTEAEPEHSPEAGGRQQLDTTEEHQSVQELKQPEEAPMVPFPTSASFTQEVETALESFDFLNCSDLDEEEEEEDGQDDKQHKEEEKKEENGQHEEDQNISEEEKTVEDIKDEENFYSGGSDEEGDGLEILMEAPEGFRNSDEDCFSESQESNTDDVQDLSQMEIPEDKKEPSDVKGDGQQDLASHDQEERPSTPSHLTTAVF; from the exons ATGTTCACAGGCTCCACCAAGCTGCCACCCACTAAAACCCCCCAGCCTGAGCGGCTGGATGAAGTGTACGCTGCCTTACGCAGAGGCCTACA GTCGTACCTGCAGGTCCACCAGATGGAGCTGGACAGCCTGGGTCAGCAGACCAGAGAAAACAAGAGGAACGGTCGTTTG GGGTCATTGTATGAGCTGGATAAG CAAGTAAAAGCCATAGAGAGGTTCATGCGTCGCTTGGAGTTCCACCTCAGCAAG GTTGAGGAGCTGTATGATGCTTATTGTATTCAGCGGCGAGTGCGTGATGGAGCAAGTAAGATGGTGGCCGCCTTTAATTCAGCAACTGGCAGCAAAGAGGCCAGGGAGAGTCTGAGCGAGGCCAACAAGGGCTACAAGGAGTGTACAGAG cacATGTGCTCACTTGAGAGTGAATTAGAAAGCCAGATGGGAGAATTTCAAGTCAAGATGAAGG GCCTTGCTGGCTTTGCACGACTTTGTGCTGGTGACCAATATGAA GTGCTAATGCGTTATGGGCGGCAACGCTGGAGGCTAAGGGGACGTGTAGAAGTCAGCAACAAGCAGATATGGGACAGCGAAGAGTATATTTTCTTGCCTCTCATCACAGATTTGCTGTCAATCAAG GTGACGGAGCTGAAGAGCCTGGCCAATCATGTGGTTGTAGGCAGTGTTTCCTGCGAAATGCTGGACCTGTTCTGCCCACTGCCCCAAACGCTCGCCGTGGACATCAATGACCTTGGGACGGTGAAACTGAACCTTGAGGTCACCTGGAG TCCGTTTGATAAAGACGACCAGACGTCATGCAGCAGTACGGTCTCTAAACGACTGCTGTCCAATCAGAGCCCTCCTGACACACCCTCTATGCGGGAGCAGGTGTTTTAT AGCGTGCCTCGTGGCTGGCCCAGACAGAGCTGCTCAGCGACAAAGGTGCTCCGTGGTGTCGTGACAGAGAGGATACTATCTTTGCAGCGTGAATTCAGCCACACGGCTCCCCGATTCACATCTGTACAGTCG TCTCTACTGAAGCGTCAGGGAGAAATGGAGAATGGTACTGTCTGGTCCAACTCCTCTGAATCTTCTGATGACTCCTCCAGTCCAGCACTGGCTCATCAGAGATTAACAGGCTCCAACATGCTGCAGACCACTCTCACCAATCAGCTGTCGTTGAGTGCTCACAAGTCCAGTGCATCCACGCCGTCACTCTCGTCCAATCAAGAGGAAGACGAGACCGAAGCTGCCGAGGTTTTCTCTCAGACAGAAGCGGTGCCTAACGGCCATCTTCAGACTTCCTGCTCTCACAGCCCAGACTGTACAGTGGCTGACAGGGTGTCTGTCCAGTCAGCTGACATCTCTGAAACCTCAGCAGACCTTAGCACCTCATGCCCTGACGTCTCCTCCTTACCTCCTGTATTAGTGGGTCGAGGGTCTGAGTGTGGCATCCCACAGGTTTCAGTAGAGGAGGTAAAGCTTGATCCATCAGCACAGGCTGAACAGACTGAAGCAGAACCAGAGCACAGCCCTGAAGCAGGAGGGAGACAGCAGCTAGACACGACAGAGGAACACCAGTCCGTCCAGGAGCTAAAACAACCGGAGGAAGCTCCAATG GTTCCTTTTCCAACTTCTGCTAGCTTCACGCAGGAAGTGGAGACTGCCCTGGAAAGTTTTGACTTTCTCAACTGCTCTGACcttgatgaagaagaggaggaggaagatgggcAGGATGATAAGCAACAtaaggaagaagagaagaaagaggagaatgGGCAACATGAAGAGGACCAAAATATatcagaggaggagaagactgTTGAAGACATAAAGGATGAGGAGAACTTCTACTCTGGAGGAAG TGATGAGGAGGGGGACGGTCTTGAGATACTAATGGAAGCTCCGGAAGGATTTAGGAACTCGGATGAAGATTGTTTCTCTGAATCACAG gaGTCGAACACGGATGATGTGCAGGACTTGAGTCAGATGGAAATCCCAGAGGATAAGAAGGAACCCAGTGATGTAAAGGGAGATGGACAACAGG ATCTCGCATCACACGATCAGGAGGAGCGTCCCTCCACTCCCAGCCATTTGACCACTGCTGTCTTCTAA